The Styela clava chromosome 2, kaStyClav1.hap1.2, whole genome shotgun sequence genome contains a region encoding:
- the LOC120335574 gene encoding uncharacterized protein LOC120335574: protein MAVLNQYLFLLMSCMYHANRGEDCPGCIDIPCTNFPCSVNELCYLKKVSCGSELCLIDLPDCIDSSKVCKDVYPVFDDIGGVVTCESSCEGSQECIGGFCCNSTFPVYKELPDLDFIDDDINLETDGDKPPSFLLPDLYENSDKNEKPSCSPCMTPMCQMLMVECPTHKNAHCVQDNCSCAFWFEDSHGQMVDCLESLDPNIPSDSSVTSTKSPAITPIFHNDTPKDEPVKSTKSPTVTLKSHSDSPKDDPVKSTKSPAVTLKSHNDPPKDDAWKFILIAICGAAVLCFIAFIAYKMAIRRKKQQQDALNQEEQKVPLSQVVSTSPDNNNEFKSTTPIVNSNHDKATSSGVEKV, encoded by the coding sequence ATGGCAGTGTTAAATCAGTATCTATTTCTGCTTATGTCATGTATGTACCATGCTAATAGAGGTGAAGATTGCCCTGGATGCATTGATATACCTTGCACAAATTTTCCATGCTCTGTAAATGAGTTATGCTACTTAAAGAAAGTGAGCTGTGGGTCCGAGCTTTGTCTTATTGACCTTCCTGATTGTATAGACTCCAGCAAAGTTTGCAAAGACGTATATCCAGTTTTTGATGATATTGGTGGTGTAGTAACTTGCGAATCAAGTTGTGAAGGATCACAAGAATGCATTGGTGGTTTTTGCTGCAATTCAACCTTTCCTGTTTATAAGGAACTCCCTGATTTGGATTTTATTGATGATGACATAAACTTAGAAACAGATGGCGATAAGCCACCATCATTTCTGCTTCCAGATTTATATGAAAATAgtgacaaaaatgaaaaaccatCATGTTCACCCTGTATGACACCTATGTGTCAAATGCTTATGGTGGAGTGCCCTACACATAAAAATGCACATTGTGTGCAAGACAATTGCTCATGTGCCTTCTGGTTTGAAGATTCACATGGCCAAATGGTTGATTGTTTAGAGTCTTTAGACCCTAATATACCCTCGGATTCCTCTGTGACATCCACTAAATCTCCAGCTATTACACCAATATTTCATAATGATACACCGAAAGATGAACCTGTGAAGTCTACTAAATCACCGACAGTTACATTGAAATCTCATAGTGATTCACCAAAAGATGATCCTGTGAAGTCCACAAAATCTCCAGCAGTTACATTAAAATCTCATAATGATCCACCGAAAGACGATGcttggaaatttattttaattgcaatATGCGGTGCTGCAGTTTTGTGTTTTATTGCCTTCATTGCTTATAAAATGGCAATTCGAAGAAAAAAGCAACAACAAGATGCATTAAATCAAGAAGAACAAAAAGTTCCACTGAGTCAAGTGGTTTCCACGTCCCCGGATAACAACAATGAATTTAAGTCAACTACGCCAATTGTAAATAGTAATCATGACAAAGCTACGTCTTCAGGAGTGGAGAAAGTATGA
- the LOC120335575 gene encoding iron-sulfur cluster assembly 1 homolog, mitochondrial-like → MASKVVGASIRAVKKRKLIPTKQAIVLTQAAVRRVKEILQHEPDVLGLKIGVKQRGCNGMSYTLEYVNKKEKFDEEVEQDGVKILIDSKAQMTILGTEMDFVEDKLSSEFVFNNPNIKGTCGCGESFNL, encoded by the exons ATGGCATCAAAAGTTGTTGGTGCATCTATCAGAGCTGTGAAAAAAAGGAAATTGATTCCTACCAAGCAAGCAATCGTATTG acgCAAGCAGCGGTAAgaagagtgaaagaaatattaCAACATGAACCCGATGTG CTTGGTTTGAAGATTGGAGTGAAGCAAAGGGGGTGCAATGGAATGTCGTACACATTAGAATATgtcaacaaaaaagaaaaatttgacgAAGAAGTTGAGCAAGATG GTGTGAAGATATTGATTGATTCAAAAGCACAGATGACAATTCTCGGAACGGAAATGGATTTTGTTGAAGATAAACTTTCTAgtgaatttgtatttaataatCCCAACATAAAAGGAACTTGTGGGTGCGGGGAAAGTTTTAATTTATGA